In the Benincasa hispida cultivar B227 unplaced genomic scaffold, ASM972705v1 Contig123, whole genome shotgun sequence genome, one interval contains:
- the LOC120068862 gene encoding vicilin-like seed storage protein At2g18540, producing MEETEEVVEEETRRSTLAIKDPEETVNAKTYDRQSRVELEEVAVEKQPEVVEEKKKKRKSKGKKVGEGEPSHHRKAETKIKEKKNEEDEEAKLRTRKEKRERKERRHEERRLKKEEERKKRAVSPEMVGESTSVREDLGEPAQLREPMQPETMQTIATDEGEERDVTLLMWRRKANAP from the coding sequence ATGGAGGAGACGGAGGAAGTGGTGGAAGAGGAGACAAGGAGAAGCACTCTGGCCATAAAGGATCCTGAGGAGACTGTCAATGCAAAAACCTATGACAGACAGTCCAGAGTTGAGTTGGAGGAAGTCGCGGTAGAGAAGCAACCAGAGGTGgttgaggagaaaaagaagaaaaggaagagtAAAGGAAAGAAGGTTGGAGAAGGTGAGCCATCCCATCATCGCAAAGCAGAGACAAAAatcaaagagaagaagaatgaagaagatgaggaggccaAGCTAAGGACGAGGAAAGAGaagagagaaaggaaagagCGCAGGCATGAAGAAAGGcgcctgaagaaggaagaagaaagaaagaaaagggctGTAAGCCCAGAGATGGTTGGAGAATCCACCTCCGTGAGGGAGGACTTGGGGGAACCAGCGCAACTTAGAGAGCCAATGCAACCTGAAACAATGCAGACAATTGCGACTgacgaaggagaagaaagagatGTTACCCTCTTGATGTGGCGTCGCAAGGCGAATGCACCGTAA